TGGCATAAAGCGGCTAACGAACGGCGTCGCTACACTTCGGAGCGCGCCGGATCGCGCATACATGCGCACCAATGGCGCTTGCATAAAAGCGCCGGACGTTATGCAATAAGACCCCACCACGGAATACTTGCCTCATGCGCTTACTCCTCGTAGAAGACGACGAGCTCATCGGCTGCGGCGTCGAAGCGGGCCTTCGTCAGGCCGGCTTCACAGTCGACTGGGCACGCGACGGCCACAAGGCCGGCCTCGCGCTCGACACCACTCAATACGCATTGGTGATACTCGATCTCGGCCTGCCGCGCGTGAGCGGCACCGAACTGCTCAAACGCGTGCGCGATGCCGGCAATGACGTGCCGGTGCTGGTGTTGACCGCCAAAGGAACGGTCGTTGATCGGGTCGGCGGTCTCGAAGCGGGCGCCGACGACTATCTCGGCAAGCCGTTCGATCTCACCGAACTGGTCGCGCGGTGCCGCGCGCTGTTGCGCCGCGCACAAGGTCGCAGTATCGATCTGATTCGTTACCAGAATCTGACAGTGAATCCGGCCGCGCAAACGGTGCAGCTCGACGCGGCGCGCGTGCCGCTCACCTCGCGCGAATGGGCGATCCTGCTGCAGCTGCTGACCCATCTCGGCATTCCGCAGTCA
Above is a window of Paraburkholderia sprentiae WSM5005 DNA encoding:
- a CDS encoding response regulator, yielding MRLLLVEDDELIGCGVEAGLRQAGFTVDWARDGHKAGLALDTTQYALVILDLGLPRVSGTELLKRVRDAGNDVPVLVLTAKGTVVDRVGGLEAGADDYLGKPFDLTELVARCRALLRRAQGRSIDLIRYQNLTVNPAAQTVQLDAARVPLTSREWAILLQLLTHLGIPQSRSRLEESLYGWQEEIESNAIEVHVSNLRKKLGANLIKTVRNIGYVMEKE